The genomic segment GAGATCGAGGCGGTCTACATTCCCCTGCCCAACGACCAGCACGCGGAGTGGACCGTAAAAGCCTTGGCGGCAGGAAAGCATGTCCTGTGCGACAAGCCCCTCGCGCTCTCGGTTGCGGAGGCGGAGTGGATGGCGGGTGCGGCATCGGCATCGGGGCTGCGGCTGATGGAGGGCTTTATGTACCGTCACCACCCCCAGCACCAGAAGGTCTTCGAGGTCCTGCGGAGCGGTGCGATTGGCGAGCCCGTGCACTTCCGTGGAGTCTTCACCTACCCTGCCACAGCGGACCACGCCGGTATCCGCTGGAACCCCGCGCAGGGTGGCGGGGCGTTTTTGGATGTCGGGGTCTACCCGCTCAACGCCGCCCGCTGGCTCTTTGGCAACGAGCCCACTGAGGCCAAGGCGCTGGCCGTCCGCGATACCGCCACGGGCGTAGACATCCACACCGCGGCGCTCCTCGCCTTCCCCGGAGGGCGCACGGCGAGCCTGGTTGCCGGCTTCGACCAAGCCTTCACCAGTCGCTACGAGCTCATCGGGCGGGAAGGGAGCATCGTCGCCGAGCGCGCCTTTCAAGTTGGGGAGAGCGGCGTCCGGGTGATCGTCAAGGCCAACAACTCCGACACAGAAGAGGTCTTCTTCTTCGAGCATGTCGATCAGTTCCAGCTCGAAGTGGAGCACTTCGCCGCCTGTGTGCGTGACCCTCAGCTCTCTTTAGAGCCCGGCGAGGATGGTGTTTTGCAAGCCCGAGCGCAAGAGCTTGTCCGAAGCGCAGCGCAATGAGCGAGCTGGTCTTTCGCACCCACGCCGCCTGCAGCGAGGCGCTTCGCCATCCGGGGCTCTCGGCGGCGCGGTTTCAGGGCTGGTCGCCGCAGGGAGCCAATGCCTTGGAGCGGGCCTATGCACTCCTTGGGCTCCAGATGGTCTTCACCGATCCGCCCGCGCATACGCGGCTCCGGGGACTGGTGACTAAGGCATTTACCCCACGGGTGATCGAGGGCCTGCGTGAGACCATCGAGGGGATCACGGGGAGCCTGCTCGATACGGTCACACCTGGGCAACCTTGGGATGCGGTCGCGACAGTGGCGTACCCTCTGCCCGTGAGTGTCATCGCGGAGATGCTCGGGATTCCCGCGAGCGACCGGGCACAGTTCAAGCGCTGGTCCGACGACTTCTTCACGCTCCTCGATGGGGGGCTACCGAACTTAGGCGAGGTCGGGCTGGCACGGAGCTTGGCGGAGTTTACGGCCTATATTCGTGCTCGGATCGAGCCTCTGCGCCGTCAGCCACGCCTAGACCTGCTCTCCGCGCTGGTCCGCGCCCGCCACGAAGACGACCGCCTCAGCGACGACGAGCTCCTGGCCAACACGCTACTCTTGCTCGCGGCGGGCCACGAGACCACGACGAGCCTGATCGGAAGTGGGCTGTGGCTCTTGCTTACCCACCCCGAGCAGCGTGAGAAACTCGTGGCTTACCCAAGCCTCTGGCCTCTAGCGGTTGAGGAGTTTCTGCGCTACGAGCCCCCTGTGCAGTGGACCAGCCGGATCGCCAAGGAGCCCCTGATACTAGCCGGCGAGAGTGTTGCAACGGGCGACTGGGTCTTGCTCGAGCTCGCGGCCGCCAATCGCGACTCCCTGATGTTTCCTGCCCCCGAGCTACTCGACATCACACGCCCCGACAACAAGCACCTCGCCTTTGGTTACGGGCCACACTACTGCTTGGGGGCCGCACTGGCACGGCTGGAGGCACAGCTCGCGCTCTCGGCGGTTCTGAGCCGCTTTCCCGCACTTCGGCTTGCCGGCGAGCCTGTCTGGAAGCCAAGCTTCACGTTTCGCGGCTTGGAGCGGCTCCAGGTACAATAGGCAGTATGGAAGTCGTACTGCCGGTTGTGCTCCTGCTGGTTCTTGGTGGCTTCGGTGCCCTTGTGGCACGGAGTGTCAAGCGCCGTAAGGACTTTCTGACGTCGCCGCTGCTGGGCGAGGCAGAGCTACCTGATCTGGTAACCGACCAGCGCGTGACGGGGACACTCCGGCGGCTCTGGCGCGATCCCAAGCAAGGGCTTCCCTTGGCAGAGCTGGGGCTGGCGGGGAGAAACCTGCCGTTCTGCGCCACCGACCTTGCCACCGAGGGAGAGCGCTACAAGACCGCGGTTGGCAAGCCTACCACCCTTGCGCTCTATGGCCTGGCGACCCTGGCTCCGGGGGGTATCGAGGCCATGAAGGAGCAGATTCGCGATGCCGATAAAGTCCCCGCCGATAGCGTCCTCCTGGTGCGCGAGGGCGAGCTGGAGAACGACTATGTCGTGATCTGCCGCCTCCTGAGCCAGCGCGAGGCGCTCTGGGGAGAGCTCCCCTTGGTGGTCTACCGAGCGCAGGTGCTCCGCTCCCCTGAGCTCAGCCTGGAGCTAGAGCTCGCGGTCGTGCGGCAAGACGGCGACACAACGCTTCCCGATAACTCCCTGGCCCACGGCTCCGTGCGCCTCTTTGGATACTTACCCTGACACACGAAACAAACGGAGGTCTAGAGATGGGGAGTCGCAACTTAGCGGTAAATTATGCAAACATTCTTCGCGCAAACAAGATCGTTGGCGAGCTGCTCAGGAAATGTCATGTTGAGAGCGATCTACGGAGCTCTGACATTCAGAGTACCCTAAATAAAGAAAATGACTACAGATGCCTGACGTTGATCTACATGAATCTCAGGAATGCAGAATCGGGTATGGGCTTCAACGAAGAGCTGCACCGTCCTGATATCGATTTCACTTGTCGCAATATCGATGTTGTGATGATGAGCTGCTTGCGCCGTATTGTCTCGATAGATAAGAGCCCTTTTGAGAAGACAAAACTGCTTCTGGCAGTAGACCACCGAGAAGAAACTATAGAGGCGATTTGTGAGTACGTGAGCCAGACTCACGGTA from the Armatimonas rosea genome contains:
- a CDS encoding Gfo/Idh/MocA family protein: MEAVRFGVLGCARVFERRMAPALKRAGNAVLHAVASRSPEKATATAQRHGAAKAYGSYEALLADSEIEAVYIPLPNDQHAEWTVKALAAGKHVLCDKPLALSVAEAEWMAGAASASGLRLMEGFMYRHHPQHQKVFEVLRSGAIGEPVHFRGVFTYPATADHAGIRWNPAQGGGAFLDVGVYPLNAARWLFGNEPTEAKALAVRDTATGVDIHTAALLAFPGGRTASLVAGFDQAFTSRYELIGREGSIVAERAFQVGESGVRVIVKANNSDTEEVFFFEHVDQFQLEVEHFAACVRDPQLSLEPGEDGVLQARAQELVRSAAQ
- a CDS encoding cytochrome P450, with product MSELVFRTHAACSEALRHPGLSAARFQGWSPQGANALERAYALLGLQMVFTDPPAHTRLRGLVTKAFTPRVIEGLRETIEGITGSLLDTVTPGQPWDAVATVAYPLPVSVIAEMLGIPASDRAQFKRWSDDFFTLLDGGLPNLGEVGLARSLAEFTAYIRARIEPLRRQPRLDLLSALVRARHEDDRLSDDELLANTLLLLAAGHETTTSLIGSGLWLLLTHPEQREKLVAYPSLWPLAVEEFLRYEPPVQWTSRIAKEPLILAGESVATGDWVLLELAAANRDSLMFPAPELLDITRPDNKHLAFGYGPHYCLGAALARLEAQLALSAVLSRFPALRLAGEPVWKPSFTFRGLERLQVQ